Proteins encoded together in one Planctomyces sp. SH-PL14 window:
- a CDS encoding RNA polymerase sigma factor: MTSLRKPVDVDAPNGADLEQGGSEARLVEEARQGRQAAFGQLVRLYERRLIRVLLRFVRDVDLAEDLAQETFLRAYERLEQFDPSRRFGPWLFRIGVNLALDHHRARRRRIWGFLFSESGRESPPDPATPDPRGEQDLQQEVQRVIEQLPEQFRIVLVLRDLENFSTSEIAAILERTEATIRWRLGEARTRFAEIWEKRQKRGSS, translated from the coding sequence ATGACCAGCCTGCGGAAACCTGTCGACGTGGATGCCCCCAACGGAGCCGATCTCGAACAAGGGGGGAGCGAAGCGCGACTGGTCGAGGAGGCCCGGCAAGGGCGTCAGGCGGCGTTCGGGCAGCTCGTGCGGCTGTACGAACGGCGTCTCATCCGCGTCCTGCTGCGCTTCGTGCGGGATGTCGACCTGGCCGAAGACCTCGCCCAGGAGACATTCCTCCGCGCCTACGAGCGTCTCGAACAGTTCGATCCCTCCCGCCGGTTCGGCCCCTGGCTGTTCCGGATCGGGGTGAATCTGGCCCTGGACCACCACCGCGCCCGTCGGCGGCGGATCTGGGGCTTCCTGTTTTCCGAGTCGGGACGCGAGTCTCCTCCCGATCCGGCGACCCCCGATCCACGGGGGGAACAGGATCTGCAACAGGAAGTGCAGCGCGTTATCGAACAACTGCCGGAGCAGTTCCGGATCGTCCTGGTCCTCCGCGACCTCGAGAACTTTTCGACGTCGGAAATCGCCGCCATCCTGGAGCGGACCGAGGCGACGATCCGCTGGCGGCTCGGCGAAGCCCGCACGCGGTTTGCGGAAATCTGGGAGAAACGCCAGAAACGCGGTTCCTCCTGA
- a CDS encoding anti-sigma factor family protein, with the protein MNCEQIQNDIALWVGNDLPPDEAESIRRHVAACPECRAQARRVKSALEVVGRSIPEPTYDTADSLWPAISQRLPQRPRKRPDAAWKRWAPSLVATVAAAGVMVAVMVIPPGPAPTPNEVIPRGMGIGGATTLDALQNQTKPDQKNGRRVPNPITTPAHQR; encoded by the coding sequence ATGAACTGCGAACAGATTCAGAACGACATCGCCCTGTGGGTCGGAAATGATCTTCCGCCCGACGAGGCGGAATCGATTCGCCGGCACGTCGCCGCCTGTCCGGAATGCCGGGCGCAGGCCCGCCGGGTCAAGTCCGCTCTGGAAGTGGTGGGCCGGTCGATCCCGGAACCGACGTACGACACCGCCGACAGCCTGTGGCCCGCGATTTCCCAGCGGCTGCCGCAGCGTCCGCGGAAGCGGCCCGATGCGGCCTGGAAGCGATGGGCTCCTTCGCTGGTGGCAACGGTCGCGGCCGCGGGCGTGATGGTGGCGGTGATGGTCATTCCCCCCGGCCCGGCCCCGACGCCGAACGAAGTGATTCCGCGCGGCATGGGGATCGGCGGGGCCACGACGCTCGATGCTCTCCAGAACCAGACGAAGCCGGATCAGAAGAACGGTCGCAGGGTTCCGAACCCGATTACGACTCCCGCCCACCAGCGGTAG
- a CDS encoding cytochrome P450 translates to MSHSPLPSSPALRIADDGHLPVTHGRIMDFAADPIAGMRRMWAWHGEVSALQEATQRIYFVFGPEYTRQVLSDSQRFHSSFFAIRGPRKSAQRRVTSGLLTMNGDQHKEQRRFVMGPFQKRAIAAYHDHVAGHSQDLVRSWQPGTTRDVAADMTHYMLRLTSSILFGLDQPELAYNIGELTEKWVALNHRIGPAALTSDPGLVAEYDLLLQSAEDLEKAVLEMIRLRRGGHLGHDVLSLLIRAHDEMGNVSDDQLIGHIVLLFGAAHLTSAHTLTWTLFLLAQHPEIMRQLNDELQSSLVGSSPTHEQVDALPVLDRVMKESMRVLPASAYSQRIAAEPVQLGPFEVSPTSVIVFSQFITHHMPELFPQPEKFLPERWETISPSPYAYLPFGAGPRMCIGAALGMMQLKISLPTFLKTRKVTVVPGSEINGRVISTMLFPTDPVPMLIEENDGRFEASHVTGNIHSLVDLPAVAPQILRRAA, encoded by the coding sequence ATGAGTCACTCCCCCCTCCCTTCGTCCCCCGCGCTCCGCATTGCCGATGACGGCCATCTGCCCGTCACTCACGGCCGCATCATGGATTTTGCCGCCGACCCGATCGCCGGGATGCGGCGGATGTGGGCTTGGCACGGGGAAGTCTCCGCCCTGCAGGAAGCGACGCAGCGGATCTACTTCGTCTTCGGCCCCGAATACACGCGGCAGGTCCTGAGCGACTCGCAACGGTTCCATTCGAGCTTCTTCGCCATCCGCGGTCCCCGGAAGTCGGCCCAGCGCCGCGTCACGAGCGGCCTCCTGACGATGAACGGCGACCAGCACAAGGAGCAGCGGCGCTTCGTGATGGGCCCGTTCCAGAAGCGGGCCATCGCCGCCTACCACGACCACGTCGCCGGGCACTCGCAGGACCTCGTCCGCTCCTGGCAACCGGGAACGACGCGGGACGTCGCGGCCGACATGACCCACTACATGCTGCGGCTCACCAGCAGCATCCTGTTCGGACTCGACCAGCCGGAGCTGGCCTACAACATCGGCGAGCTGACCGAGAAGTGGGTCGCCCTTAATCACCGGATCGGCCCCGCCGCCCTGACCTCCGACCCCGGCCTTGTCGCCGAGTACGACCTGCTCCTGCAGTCGGCCGAAGACCTCGAGAAGGCGGTCCTGGAGATGATCCGCCTCCGCCGCGGGGGACATCTCGGCCATGACGTCCTCTCGCTCCTGATTCGCGCCCACGACGAGATGGGGAACGTCAGCGACGACCAGCTCATCGGTCACATTGTCCTGCTGTTCGGCGCCGCGCACCTGACATCAGCCCACACCCTGACCTGGACGCTGTTTCTTCTGGCCCAGCACCCGGAGATCATGCGGCAGCTCAATGACGAACTGCAGTCGTCGCTCGTCGGGTCGTCACCGACGCACGAGCAGGTCGACGCGCTGCCGGTCCTCGACCGTGTCATGAAGGAGAGCATGCGGGTTCTCCCCGCCTCGGCGTACTCGCAGCGGATCGCCGCCGAGCCGGTCCAGCTCGGCCCGTTCGAGGTCTCGCCGACCTCCGTGATCGTCTTCAGCCAGTTCATTACGCACCACATGCCGGAGCTGTTTCCGCAGCCCGAGAAGTTCCTGCCGGAGCGGTGGGAAACGATCTCGCCGTCGCCGTACGCGTACCTGCCGTTCGGCGCGGGTCCGCGGATGTGCATCGGGGCGGCGCTGGGGATGATGCAGCTGAAAATCAGCCTCCCGACCTTCCTCAAGACACGGAAGGTGACGGTCGTTCCGGGTTCGGAGATCAACGGCCGGGTGATTTCGACGATGCTTTTCCCGACCGATCCGGTTCCGATGCTGATCGAAGAGAACGATGGCCGGTTCGAGGCGTCGCACGTGACGGGGAACATTCACTCGCTGGTGGATCTCCCGGCGGTCGCCCCGCAGATTCTCCGCCGCGCCGCGTAA
- the mfd gene encoding transcription-repair coupling factor: MNDRGGGQTIRALPDLIARIRHFDEFRHVLGALQHGESGTIDGAWGSSSALTSATLASEVPGTLVVVLPRLSEVDDFAADLAPYLPEPPRVFPAWETLPKERSVSDQVFGARLRVLQELESPTPPKVVVTCFPALMQPVPSRESRQAGTRTLQVGKDLEVDEFLLWLVQQGFERVPSIEAPGEFAVHGGIIDIFPPDATDPLRVELFGDEIDSIRRFDVETQRKVEDLKQVALTAIGPKSEETKGEPASTKKAPKAQDPAPVPSAYFFDSLPKGSWLVLSELQDLVDEGKHYLERLENPQGLFSVQATLARTTERPTVTVSALAGDSAETTCHLKVESIERFTGPRAEVLNELATIVGRDETVLIACHNQGERDRLGELLKESVPELAPRVTLCLGTVTRGFRLVRDRILVLSDNELFNRVEVRRTTRTRKRAEGRAIDSFLDLKVGDLIVHLAHGIGRFRGMELLEKEGAKEEHLSLEFRDGVMIYVPVSLIHLVQKYVGASKGSPPLSKIGGTAWAGNKSRVAQAVQDMASDMLKLQAQRAHKPGYACPPDSHLQQEFDAAFPYVPTDDQVRAIDDSKIDLMRDRPMDRLICGDVGFGKTEVAMRAVFKMVDAGKQVAVLVPTTVLAEQHYRSFSDRMAEFPVRVDVLSRFRSTKETKELLLKMEEGQVDVVIGTHRMVQKDVKFKDLGLLVIDEEQRFGVDAKEMLKRVRLSVDVLTLSATPIPRTLHMSLLGIRDISNLTTPPQDRMAIETRIVRWDADLIKQAIVREMNRGGQVFFVHNKVWDIKFVAERLQAIVPDARIAIVHGQMNENELERNMLDFVRHRADILLATTIIESGVDIPNANTMFIDQAENYGLADLHQLRGRVGRYKHRAYCYLLLDENKSLTSIAARRLKAIEEFSELGAGFKISMRDLEIRGAGNILGTEQSGHISTVGYELYCQLLENAVRSLKGMPAREHPHVDVELAVTAFLPNSYVPAGRPKIDLYRKISAVATLEELGELANEMRDRFGPIPAEAQQLLLVRELQLHAWRWSIRRIYTEEGRFAVFEYKDDKTIKQLQKKLGSDLRIVDARKAYLLLPKRDLGAHDIVDHLKSLLPG; the protein is encoded by the coding sequence ATGAACGATCGCGGCGGGGGACAGACGATCCGGGCTCTCCCGGATCTGATCGCACGCATCCGTCACTTCGACGAATTCCGCCACGTGCTCGGGGCCCTCCAGCACGGCGAGAGCGGGACCATCGACGGCGCGTGGGGCTCATCGTCCGCGCTGACCTCGGCCACTCTCGCCTCCGAAGTCCCCGGCACACTCGTCGTCGTCCTGCCACGACTCAGCGAAGTCGACGACTTCGCAGCCGACCTCGCCCCCTACCTCCCGGAGCCCCCCCGCGTCTTCCCCGCCTGGGAAACGCTCCCCAAAGAACGCTCGGTCTCCGACCAGGTCTTCGGCGCCCGGCTCCGCGTCCTGCAGGAACTCGAGTCCCCCACGCCGCCCAAGGTTGTGGTCACCTGCTTCCCGGCCCTGATGCAGCCGGTTCCGTCCCGTGAGTCACGGCAGGCGGGCACTCGAACGCTCCAGGTCGGCAAGGATCTGGAGGTGGATGAGTTCCTCCTCTGGCTCGTCCAGCAGGGATTCGAGCGGGTCCCGTCGATTGAAGCTCCCGGCGAATTCGCGGTCCACGGCGGAATCATCGACATCTTCCCGCCCGACGCGACCGATCCGCTGCGGGTCGAACTCTTCGGCGACGAGATCGACTCGATCCGCCGCTTCGACGTCGAGACCCAGCGCAAGGTCGAGGACTTGAAGCAGGTCGCCCTGACGGCGATCGGGCCAAAGTCGGAGGAGACCAAGGGCGAACCGGCCTCGACAAAGAAAGCCCCCAAGGCCCAGGACCCGGCCCCTGTTCCGTCGGCCTACTTCTTCGATTCCCTCCCGAAGGGAAGCTGGCTCGTCCTTTCGGAACTGCAGGACCTCGTCGACGAGGGAAAACACTACCTGGAGCGGCTGGAGAACCCGCAGGGGCTGTTCTCCGTCCAGGCGACGCTGGCCCGGACGACCGAACGGCCGACCGTGACCGTTTCGGCCCTCGCCGGGGACAGCGCCGAGACGACCTGCCACCTCAAGGTGGAGTCGATCGAGCGGTTTACCGGACCGCGGGCCGAGGTCCTCAACGAGCTGGCGACGATCGTCGGTCGGGACGAGACGGTCCTCATCGCCTGTCACAACCAGGGGGAACGGGACCGCCTGGGGGAACTGCTCAAGGAGTCAGTCCCGGAGCTGGCCCCCCGCGTGACGCTTTGCCTGGGGACCGTGACCCGCGGGTTCCGGCTCGTCCGCGACCGGATTCTCGTTCTCAGCGACAACGAGCTGTTCAACCGCGTCGAGGTCCGCCGCACGACCCGGACCCGCAAACGGGCCGAAGGGCGGGCGATCGACAGCTTCCTCGACCTCAAGGTCGGGGACCTGATCGTCCACCTCGCCCACGGGATCGGGCGGTTCCGGGGAATGGAACTGCTTGAGAAGGAAGGAGCCAAGGAGGAGCACCTGTCGCTGGAGTTCCGCGACGGGGTCATGATCTATGTCCCGGTCTCGCTGATCCACCTCGTCCAGAAGTACGTCGGGGCCTCGAAGGGCTCGCCGCCGCTCTCGAAAATCGGCGGGACGGCGTGGGCGGGGAACAAGAGCCGCGTCGCGCAGGCCGTGCAGGACATGGCCTCGGACATGCTCAAGCTCCAGGCCCAGCGGGCCCACAAGCCCGGCTACGCCTGTCCCCCGGACAGCCATCTCCAGCAGGAGTTTGACGCGGCATTTCCTTATGTCCCGACCGACGACCAGGTCCGGGCGATCGACGACAGCAAGATCGACCTGATGCGGGACCGGCCGATGGACCGGCTCATCTGCGGAGACGTCGGATTCGGCAAGACCGAGGTCGCCATGCGGGCGGTCTTCAAGATGGTCGACGCCGGGAAACAGGTGGCGGTCCTCGTCCCCACGACGGTCCTGGCGGAGCAGCACTACCGCTCGTTCTCCGACCGGATGGCGGAGTTCCCGGTTCGGGTCGACGTCCTCTCCCGGTTCCGATCCACCAAGGAGACCAAGGAGCTGCTCCTCAAGATGGAGGAGGGGCAGGTCGACGTCGTGATCGGGACCCACCGGATGGTGCAGAAGGACGTCAAATTCAAGGACCTGGGGCTGCTCGTCATCGACGAAGAGCAGCGGTTCGGTGTCGACGCCAAGGAGATGCTGAAGCGAGTCCGGCTCTCGGTCGACGTCCTGACACTCTCCGCAACGCCCATTCCCCGGACGCTCCACATGTCGCTCCTGGGAATCCGCGACATCTCGAACCTGACGACGCCGCCGCAGGACCGGATGGCGATCGAGACCCGGATCGTGCGGTGGGATGCGGATCTCATCAAGCAGGCGATCGTCCGCGAGATGAACCGCGGCGGACAGGTGTTCTTTGTCCACAACAAGGTGTGGGATATCAAGTTCGTCGCCGAGCGGCTGCAGGCGATCGTCCCGGATGCCCGGATTGCGATCGTCCACGGCCAGATGAACGAAAACGAGCTTGAGCGGAACATGCTCGACTTCGTCCGCCACCGGGCCGACATCCTTCTGGCGACGACGATCATCGAGAGCGGGGTCGACATCCCCAACGCGAACACGATGTTCATCGACCAGGCGGAGAACTACGGCCTGGCCGACCTGCACCAGCTCCGCGGCCGCGTCGGCCGCTACAAGCACCGGGCCTACTGCTACCTGCTGCTCGACGAGAACAAGTCGCTCACCAGCATCGCCGCCCGGCGGCTGAAGGCGATCGAGGAATTCAGCGAGCTGGGGGCGGGGTTCAAGATCTCGATGCGGGATTTGGAGATCCGCGGCGCGGGGAACATCCTCGGGACCGAGCAGAGCGGCCACATCTCGACCGTCGGGTACGAGCTCTACTGCCAGCTCCTCGAAAACGCCGTCCGGTCGCTCAAAGGGATGCCGGCGCGGGAGCATCCCCACGTCGACGTGGAACTCGCGGTCACCGCATTCCTCCCCAACTCCTACGTCCCCGCCGGACGCCCGAAGATCGACCTGTATCGGAAGATTTCCGCCGTTGCGACACTGGAGGAACTGGGCGAACTGGCGAACGAGATGCGGGACCGCTTCGGGCCGATCCCCGCCGAGGCGCAGCAACTTCTGCTGGTCCGCGAGCTCCAGCTCCATGCCTGGCGATGGAGCATCCGCCGGATCTATACCGAGGAAGGGCGGTTCGCCGTCTTCGAGTACAAAGACGACAAAACGATCAAACAGCTACAGAAAAAGCTCGGCTCCGACCTCCGGATCGTGGACGCCCGGAAGGCGTACCTGCTGCTGCCGAAGCGGGATCTGGGGGCGCACGACATCGTCGACCACCTGAAATCCCTGTTGCCGGGCTGA
- a CDS encoding peptidylprolyl isomerase, with protein sequence MKLWRLLLAVTLAATGCNRSIKVSNPVVGPAPPRVRDAEALAQKSEAESPGDNQAIEKVAFSDGQPGKGKKRALTAIDPVARVNGKTIFAGDILGEQMMQFEAAKGKAPPEEIRKVQEGVLKEKLQDYIDQQLMVDAVRVKLKPEQLEGIDKQLDAAFEENMVPELMKSTKSQSVAELEQLLQKYGLSLPQMRKRWGDQQIALQWIKTKAGNDPKFSREDLIAAYEKRLKDYTVVGQVKWQQIQVNTAKHGGDRNEARAVLLEAMKALVAGESFDDVARKYSEAPSAKEGGHWDWTQTDSLASKNLAQKLDTLKVNEVSEIIEDGKTLQIVRVTNRRERRMKPFEEIQDELKATLIEEDRKRRTETVIDELRKSGVVETILDEEITS encoded by the coding sequence ATGAAGCTGTGGCGACTCCTCCTGGCGGTGACGCTGGCCGCGACCGGCTGCAACCGGTCGATCAAGGTCAGCAATCCCGTCGTGGGCCCCGCGCCGCCCCGCGTCCGTGACGCCGAAGCCCTCGCTCAGAAGTCCGAGGCGGAATCCCCGGGCGACAACCAGGCGATCGAGAAGGTCGCCTTCAGCGACGGCCAGCCCGGCAAGGGCAAGAAGCGGGCTCTGACGGCGATCGATCCGGTCGCCCGCGTGAACGGCAAAACGATCTTCGCCGGCGATATCCTCGGCGAGCAGATGATGCAGTTCGAGGCGGCCAAGGGGAAAGCTCCCCCCGAGGAGATCCGCAAAGTCCAGGAAGGGGTCCTCAAGGAAAAGCTCCAGGACTACATCGACCAGCAGCTCATGGTCGACGCCGTCCGGGTCAAGCTCAAGCCGGAACAGCTCGAAGGGATCGACAAGCAGCTCGATGCCGCCTTCGAAGAGAACATGGTTCCGGAGCTGATGAAGTCGACCAAGTCCCAGTCGGTCGCCGAACTCGAACAGCTCCTCCAGAAGTACGGGCTCTCGCTGCCGCAGATGCGGAAGCGCTGGGGCGACCAGCAGATCGCCCTGCAGTGGATCAAGACCAAGGCGGGGAATGACCCCAAGTTCTCCCGCGAGGATCTGATCGCCGCGTACGAGAAGCGGCTCAAGGACTACACCGTCGTCGGGCAGGTCAAGTGGCAGCAGATCCAGGTCAACACCGCCAAGCACGGCGGCGACCGGAATGAGGCCCGCGCGGTCCTGCTCGAGGCGATGAAAGCCCTCGTCGCCGGTGAATCGTTCGACGACGTGGCCCGCAAATACTCCGAGGCCCCGAGCGCCAAGGAAGGCGGTCACTGGGACTGGACCCAGACCGACAGCCTCGCCAGCAAGAACCTGGCGCAGAAGCTGGACACCCTCAAGGTCAACGAAGTCAGCGAGATCATCGAAGACGGCAAGACGCTCCAGATCGTCCGCGTGACGAATCGGCGGGAGCGGCGGATGAAGCCCTTCGAGGAGATCCAGGACGAACTCAAGGCGACCCTCATCGAAGAGGATCGCAAGCGCCGCACCGAAACGGTCATCGACGAGCTGCGGAAGTCGGGCGTCGTCGAGACCATCCTCGACGAAGAGATCACGTCGTAG
- the recG gene encoding ATP-dependent DNA helicase RecG, translating into MPDRPTDSDDPLLQPVQFLPGVGPARAQLLEKLEIRTVQDLLWHLPRDILDLTEVRQPRDLVEGVVQSVRGLLVDLDAKHTSSGKHMTACLLDCNGEYVRGTWFNQPWMLTRLRGATKLLFSGKPKKHQARWEFSHPRLQLLNEDDDLTTGGLVPRYGLTEGLRMHEMHRLIRGAVDTFAPSIPEHLPESFLSERSLPPLAQAVRSMHLPATAAEYDAGRHRVLFDDLFEFQVGLALRRRAWHRGQQSPVIPVTAKIDARIRRLFPFRFTGGQDTAIREIAEDLARGRAMHRLVQADVGAGKTVIALYAMLAAVAAGWQCVLMAPTELLATQHWETLDRILAKSRVERAVLTGRLGAAERRDVLEGIRSGRLQIVVGTQAVIQDAVEFANLGLAVIDEQHKFGVAQRSRFSNEAENLAPHVLVMTATPIPRSLCMTQFGDLDLTVVNELPPGRQRVVTSRLPGPAARTKAWTFIRQQIEGGRQLYVVCPKVGDEGRAATPNGDGPEDDGSAEQTFVDLQEGELRGLRLGLVHGRMDRTRRQETMDAFRHGDLDALVSTTVIEVGVDVPNATLMMILQAERFGLSQLHQLRGRVARGKYQGYCFLSSEADSPEATARLSALEQTSDGFKIAEADFELRGPGDVLGTRQHGDLPLRVADLVRDKEILVEARKAAFELVDAGRIDSAEFAPLKLRVLDRFGKLMDLPRSG; encoded by the coding sequence TTGCCCGACCGACCCACCGACTCCGACGACCCCCTCCTCCAACCCGTCCAGTTCCTGCCCGGTGTCGGACCCGCACGCGCCCAACTCCTCGAAAAACTCGAAATCCGCACCGTCCAGGACCTCCTCTGGCACCTCCCCCGAGACATCCTCGACCTCACCGAAGTCCGACAACCCCGCGACCTCGTCGAAGGAGTCGTCCAATCCGTCCGCGGACTCCTCGTCGACCTCGACGCCAAACACACGTCGAGCGGCAAACACATGACGGCCTGCCTCCTCGACTGCAACGGCGAATACGTCCGCGGCACCTGGTTCAACCAACCTTGGATGCTCACCCGCCTCCGCGGCGCCACCAAACTCCTCTTCTCCGGCAAACCCAAGAAACACCAGGCCCGCTGGGAATTCTCCCACCCCCGCCTCCAACTTCTCAACGAGGACGACGACCTCACCACCGGCGGCCTCGTCCCCCGCTACGGCCTCACCGAAGGCCTGCGGATGCACGAAATGCACCGCCTCATCCGCGGCGCCGTCGACACCTTCGCCCCCTCCATCCCGGAACACCTCCCCGAAAGCTTTCTGTCGGAGCGCTCCCTCCCCCCGCTCGCCCAGGCGGTCCGCTCCATGCACCTCCCGGCGACCGCCGCGGAGTACGACGCCGGCCGACACCGCGTCCTGTTCGACGACCTGTTCGAGTTCCAGGTCGGCCTCGCCCTCCGCCGCCGCGCCTGGCACCGCGGCCAGCAGTCCCCCGTCATTCCCGTCACCGCCAAGATCGACGCCCGCATCCGCCGCCTCTTCCCGTTCCGCTTCACCGGCGGCCAGGACACCGCGATCCGCGAGATCGCCGAAGACCTCGCCCGCGGCCGGGCCATGCACCGCCTCGTCCAGGCCGACGTCGGGGCCGGGAAGACCGTCATCGCCCTCTACGCCATGCTCGCGGCCGTGGCGGCGGGGTGGCAGTGCGTCCTGATGGCCCCCACGGAACTGCTCGCGACCCAGCACTGGGAAACACTCGACCGGATCCTCGCCAAGAGCCGCGTCGAACGGGCGGTCCTCACCGGCCGCCTGGGGGCCGCGGAACGCCGGGACGTTCTGGAAGGAATCCGCTCCGGACGCCTACAGATCGTCGTCGGGACCCAGGCGGTGATTCAGGATGCGGTGGAGTTCGCCAACCTCGGGCTGGCGGTGATCGACGAACAGCACAAGTTCGGGGTCGCCCAGCGCTCCCGGTTCAGCAACGAGGCGGAAAACCTCGCGCCGCACGTCCTCGTCATGACCGCCACCCCGATCCCCCGCAGCCTCTGCATGACGCAGTTCGGGGACCTCGACCTGACCGTCGTGAACGAACTCCCCCCGGGCCGGCAGCGGGTCGTGACGAGCCGCCTCCCCGGTCCGGCCGCCCGCACCAAGGCCTGGACCTTCATCCGGCAGCAGATCGAAGGGGGGCGGCAACTCTACGTCGTCTGTCCCAAGGTGGGCGACGAGGGGCGAGCCGCGACCCCCAACGGCGACGGCCCGGAAGATGACGGAAGCGCCGAGCAGACGTTCGTCGACCTGCAAGAGGGAGAACTCCGCGGACTCCGCCTGGGACTCGTCCACGGCCGGATGGACCGCACCCGCCGGCAGGAGACGATGGACGCCTTCCGCCACGGCGACCTCGACGCCCTTGTTTCGACGACCGTCATCGAAGTCGGGGTCGACGTCCCCAACGCCACGCTGATGATGATCCTGCAGGCGGAGCGGTTCGGCCTCTCGCAGCTCCACCAGTTGCGGGGCCGCGTCGCTCGCGGCAAGTACCAGGGGTACTGCTTCCTCTCCTCCGAGGCGGACTCGCCCGAGGCGACCGCCCGCCTGTCCGCCCTGGAACAGACCTCCGACGGCTTCAAGATAGCGGAAGCGGACTTCGAGCTCCGCGGTCCCGGGGACGTCCTCGGCACCCGGCAGCACGGCGACCTGCCGCTCCGCGTCGCCGACCTCGTCCGGGACAAGGAGATCCTCGTCGAAGCCCGGAAAGCCGCCTTTGAACTCGTCGACGCCGGCCGGATCGACTCCGCCGAATTCGCCCCCCTCAAGCTCCGCGTCCTCGACCGCTTCGGAAAGCTCATGGATCTGCCGCGGAGCGGTTAG